The proteins below are encoded in one region of Kineosporia corallincola:
- a CDS encoding response regulator transcription factor, whose protein sequence is MRIAVAEDGALFREGLVLLLEATGHVVVGAVDDGDKLFPLLESAPVDVAVLDIRMPPHPDGGLTTARKLRARYPRTGLLLLSHYGEAHYLMEILRIGTEAVGYRLKDRISSAVALRDTVRRVADGEIVIEPVVAGQLVGSPAGQSDALGSLTEREAEVLRLMAEGRSNSGIARELFLSAKAVEKNVAAIFTKLGLPNDATSHHRRVLAVLTYLRTRRDQ, encoded by the coding sequence TTGAGGATCGCTGTGGCGGAGGACGGCGCCCTGTTCCGGGAGGGGCTGGTCCTGCTCCTCGAGGCGACCGGTCACGTCGTGGTCGGCGCGGTCGACGACGGCGACAAACTCTTCCCGCTGCTGGAGAGCGCACCGGTCGACGTGGCCGTACTCGACATCAGGATGCCGCCGCATCCCGACGGTGGCCTGACCACGGCCCGGAAACTGCGGGCCCGGTATCCACGCACCGGTCTGCTTCTGCTGTCCCACTACGGTGAAGCTCACTATCTGATGGAGATTCTGCGGATCGGCACGGAGGCCGTGGGGTACCGGCTGAAGGACCGCATCTCCAGCGCCGTGGCCCTGCGCGACACCGTCCGCCGGGTCGCGGACGGGGAGATCGTGATCGAGCCTGTGGTGGCCGGGCAGCTGGTCGGCAGTCCAGCGGGTCAGTCCGACGCCCTGGGGTCACTGACCGAGCGGGAGGCCGAGGTCCTGCGCCTGATGGCCGAGGGCCGGTCCAACTCCGGTATCGCCCGGGAACTGTTCCTCTCGGCCAAGGCCGTCGAGAAGAACGTCGCCGCCATCTTCACCAAGCTCGGCCTGCCCAACGACGCCACCTCCCACCACCGGCGTGTCCTGGCGGTGCTGACCTACCTCCGGACCCGGCGCGACCAGTGA
- a CDS encoding sensor histidine kinase — protein MTALPEGRGGVLKAIARLAPGPDLLRLTEVCRHLHSALGVARVRLTLSDGREFSWPGPQAPSASQGPKAGYRVPVTACTTTMGVLSVERHGRLTRRHRRLLADAAGVLGPVLHNTMINAELQRSLESARGHAERVAATRRRALGERDAEREAIERNLHDGAQHHLVALGMMLGLLELQVVQGNPAGVQSQLQRLRAGLALTEKSLLTVAAGDGQLLGDAGVAAALEAEFRDAGAQVNLDASQWCPERRYESIVEQAVYFICLEAVNNARKHAAGAPVWVRLAEGPAGLSFCVADAGPGIPPGALETSTGVANMRRRVLAVGGRLQVRTAPGGGTTVLGFIPR, from the coding sequence GTGACCGCTCTGCCCGAGGGACGGGGCGGGGTGCTCAAGGCGATCGCGCGCCTGGCTCCCGGCCCGGACCTGCTGCGCCTGACCGAGGTCTGCCGGCACCTGCACTCTGCTCTCGGCGTGGCGCGGGTCCGGCTGACCCTGTCCGACGGCCGGGAATTCTCCTGGCCCGGGCCGCAGGCGCCTTCGGCGTCGCAGGGACCCAAGGCCGGGTACCGGGTGCCGGTCACCGCCTGTACCACCACCATGGGCGTCCTGTCCGTGGAGCGTCACGGTCGGTTGACCCGCCGTCACCGGCGTCTGCTGGCCGATGCGGCCGGCGTGCTGGGACCGGTCCTGCACAACACCATGATCAACGCGGAACTGCAGCGGTCCCTGGAGTCGGCCCGCGGGCACGCCGAGCGCGTGGCCGCCACCCGCCGCCGTGCCCTCGGCGAACGGGACGCCGAGCGCGAGGCCATCGAGCGCAACCTGCACGACGGCGCTCAGCACCATCTGGTGGCCCTCGGCATGATGCTCGGGCTTCTGGAACTCCAGGTGGTGCAGGGCAATCCGGCAGGAGTGCAGAGCCAGCTCCAGCGTCTGCGCGCCGGGCTCGCCCTCACCGAGAAGTCCCTGCTGACCGTCGCGGCGGGGGACGGCCAGCTGCTGGGGGACGCCGGTGTCGCCGCCGCGCTGGAGGCCGAGTTCCGCGACGCGGGCGCGCAGGTGAACCTGGACGCCTCGCAGTGGTGTCCAGAACGTCGCTACGAGAGCATCGTGGAACAGGCCGTCTACTTCATCTGCCTGGAGGCGGTGAACAACGCGCGCAAGCACGCCGCCGGTGCCCCGGTGTGGGTTCGGCTGGCCGAAGGCCCGGCCGGCCTCAGCTTCTGCGTCGCCGATGCCGGCCCCGGCATCCCCCCGGGTGCTCTCGAGACCTCAACCGGCGTGGCCAACATGCGGCGCCGGGTCCTGGCCGTGGGAGGACGGCTTCAGGTGCGCACTGCCCCGGGCGGCGGCACCACCGTCCTGGGCTTCATCCCCCGGTGA
- a CDS encoding S8 family serine peptidase: MMLLSGITLGSPQSASATAGTSAVHAAQADATYLKYYTVLPSYAGAPERLDEIAQRLLGSAGRAIEIYDLNVARSQEAGGALSDADTLTTGWKLVLPWDAVGDGVQYGLLTDGTITAASPPADGSVLGADTGESTKTAAETSETGSRDATTGAGSSTAEPSASSSGAAAASTAGVGTTRGGNATVPGQVRHCPRLAAAGQEPEWARTQIGMQRAWSYSKGAGQLVAVIDSGVDGSVKALAGHVSVGTNVVSGQGLGDIDCLGTGTAMGSIIAAQPSAGAAWAGVAPDATVMPIRVTVRKHGSKAEIDARAISEAVSAGATVIALGSYVDTSEVAVVAAIEDAVADDVVVVAGAQLETDPADGRPLPTEGVVQVGGIDEKGSPIAEYRSSSIQIVAPGADVHAVGRTGTPRVLVRGTQYAVAFAAGEAALIRAAFPHLDAAGVARQMLATARHSDETGLRVRVIDPFTALTRAPVVMSASTSSAPSSANTGVLVRIALALVLLGVLILLIAHMLRTLQAPPEPQEDPAAPKPNVYA; the protein is encoded by the coding sequence ATGATGCTCCTGAGCGGGATCACGCTGGGGTCACCGCAGAGCGCCTCCGCCACCGCCGGTACGTCCGCGGTTCATGCCGCCCAGGCCGACGCGACATACCTGAAGTACTACACGGTGCTCCCGTCGTACGCGGGAGCACCGGAACGCCTGGACGAGATCGCCCAGCGCCTGCTCGGATCGGCCGGCCGCGCGATCGAGATCTACGACCTCAACGTCGCCCGGTCACAGGAGGCCGGAGGCGCCCTGAGCGACGCCGACACCCTCACCACGGGCTGGAAACTGGTGCTGCCCTGGGACGCGGTCGGCGACGGGGTGCAGTACGGCCTGCTGACGGACGGCACCATCACCGCGGCCAGCCCGCCGGCCGACGGCAGCGTGCTGGGCGCGGACACCGGTGAGAGCACGAAAACCGCTGCCGAGACGAGCGAAACCGGTTCCCGGGACGCGACGACCGGTGCCGGATCGTCCACGGCCGAACCCTCCGCGTCGTCCTCCGGTGCGGCTGCCGCATCCACCGCCGGCGTGGGCACGACCCGGGGCGGCAACGCCACCGTGCCGGGACAGGTGCGCCACTGCCCCCGGCTCGCAGCAGCCGGCCAGGAACCCGAATGGGCCCGCACCCAGATCGGGATGCAGCGGGCATGGTCGTACAGCAAGGGCGCGGGGCAACTGGTCGCCGTCATCGATTCCGGCGTGGACGGCAGCGTCAAGGCGCTGGCCGGCCACGTCAGCGTGGGCACGAACGTGGTCTCGGGCCAGGGACTCGGCGACATCGACTGTCTGGGAACCGGAACGGCGATGGGCTCGATCATCGCCGCCCAGCCCTCGGCCGGCGCCGCCTGGGCCGGTGTGGCGCCGGACGCGACGGTGATGCCGATTCGCGTCACCGTGCGAAAGCACGGCTCGAAGGCCGAGATCGACGCCCGCGCGATCTCCGAGGCGGTCTCGGCCGGGGCGACGGTGATCGCCCTCGGATCCTACGTCGACACGAGCGAGGTGGCAGTGGTGGCGGCGATCGAGGACGCGGTGGCCGACGACGTGGTCGTCGTGGCCGGTGCCCAGCTGGAGACCGATCCGGCCGACGGCCGACCGCTGCCCACCGAAGGGGTCGTTCAAGTCGGCGGCATCGACGAGAAGGGATCGCCAATCGCCGAGTACCGTTCATCCTCGATCCAGATCGTCGCTCCGGGGGCAGATGTGCACGCCGTCGGGCGCACCGGCACCCCGCGGGTGCTCGTGCGAGGCACGCAGTACGCGGTGGCCTTCGCCGCCGGGGAGGCCGCGCTGATCCGGGCGGCCTTCCCGCACCTGGACGCGGCCGGCGTGGCGCGGCAGATGCTGGCCACGGCCCGGCACAGCGACGAAACCGGCCTGAGGGTGCGGGTCATCGACCCGTTCACCGCACTCACACGTGCACCGGTCGTGATGTCTGCCTCCACATCGTCTGCCCCGTCATCCGCGAACACCGGTGTGCTGGTGCGGATCGCGCTCGCCCTTGTCCTGCTGGGCGTCCTGATCCTCCTGATCGCCCACATGCTACGGACGCTCCAGGCACCGCCGGAGCCGCAGGAAGATCCTGCCGCTCCGAAGCCGAACGTCTACGCCTGA
- a CDS encoding helix-turn-helix transcriptional regulator, which yields MPSPAPLRVAVLTDDPLDALGIEYIVDHQPDLRLAQPAESDVLAVSTPYLTPDMVQRIRRAGHGRPMPAVMILEKVGDPDLLDIVEGGLRAVIWRPHLSADRFLHLVRLVGDGHHGLSTQEQAQLVQDVAELQGTVLGPRGVTHSGLEQREVELVRLLAEGCSSAEIAVAMQYSERQVKHMLSRLLTRLQMRSRSQVVAFAVRSGLL from the coding sequence ATGCCGTCGCCAGCTCCTCTGCGGGTCGCGGTACTGACGGACGACCCGCTGGACGCCCTCGGCATCGAGTACATCGTCGATCATCAGCCCGACCTGCGGCTGGCACAGCCGGCCGAGAGCGACGTCCTGGCCGTGTCCACGCCCTACCTGACGCCGGACATGGTCCAGCGGATCCGCCGGGCGGGTCATGGCCGACCGATGCCCGCCGTGATGATTCTCGAAAAGGTGGGTGACCCAGACCTGCTGGACATCGTAGAGGGCGGGCTGCGTGCCGTCATCTGGCGACCGCACCTGTCCGCCGACCGGTTCCTGCATCTCGTGCGCCTGGTCGGCGACGGTCACCACGGGCTGTCGACGCAGGAGCAGGCTCAACTGGTCCAGGACGTCGCCGAACTACAGGGGACGGTGCTCGGTCCCCGCGGTGTGACGCACTCAGGGCTGGAGCAGCGGGAGGTGGAACTGGTGCGGTTGCTCGCCGAGGGGTGCTCCAGCGCCGAGATCGCCGTCGCCATGCAGTATTCCGAGCGTCAGGTCAAGCACATGCTGTCGCGTCTGCTGACCCGCTTGCAGATGCGGAGCCGATCCCAGGTGGTGGCCTTCGCTGTGCGCTCGGGACTGCTCTGA